The Erigeron canadensis isolate Cc75 chromosome 4, C_canadensis_v1, whole genome shotgun sequence genome window below encodes:
- the LOC122597661 gene encoding uncharacterized protein LOC122597661: MANIFASQKQHSLFPITGGSNSSPRISKDDYRLFYQEERALFTFLYMIMQKEVIESMLVIGFLIWLEREGYTSYNLVQKMVNRLTVEVITLIVDHIVICLKLMQTNNSSNNKAYNTLASCCDISLLESFLDRKSIHLEEFYHNGDLVFEQVFCIGREVCVKAFDDIILDQSVRRSGGKPSMMIQFPRDATVRCLVDANQFMRTCMEYQQMGSSSSSSGGTYNNIHHQYAALVPPITDSLSTNLRQKKAYDGSRALSLVIRDQEEDQEQVVPPEDRTIFLTFSKGYPIPENEVREYFTRMFGAFIISIHMQSVDPDDQPLYARIVARSPSMVRAVVERDGPHGKSKYTINGKHVWARKFVPRTSSSSHCRESTLHYS, translated from the exons ATGGCAAACATATTTGCTTCACAAAAACAACATTCACTCTTTCCAATCACAGGTGGTTCCAACAGCAGCCCCAGAATCAGCAAAGACGATTATCGGCTGTTTTACCAAGAAGAGCGCGCGTTATTCACATTCTTGTATATGATCATGCAAAAAGAGGTGATCGAGTCGATGCTCGTCATAGGATTTCTGATATGGTTGGAGAGAGAAGGATATACTTCCTACAATCTGGTCCAAAAGATGGTTAACCGTTTGACCGTAGAGGTGATCACCCTTATTGTTGATCACATTGTTATATGCCTCAAGTTGATGCAAACAAATAATTCTAGTAATAATAAAGCATATAACACGTTGGCAAGTTGTTGTGACATATCACTCCTCGAAAGTTTCCTTGATAGAAAAAGTATACATCTAGAGGAGTTTTATCACAATGGAGATTTGGTTTTTGAACAAGTGTTTTGCATAGGCCGGGAGGTTTGTGTCAAGGCGTTTGATGACATCATCCTTGACCAATCTGTAAGGCGTAGTGGCGGTAAACCGTCTATGATGATTCAATTCCCAAGAGATGCTACTGTTCGATGCCTTGTTGATGCAAACCAATTTATGAGAACTTGTATGGAATACCAACAAATGGGAagcagtagtagtagtagtggtgGCACATATAATAATATTCATCATCAATATGCTGCTCTTGTTCCTCCTATAACTGACAGCCTATCTACAAATTTGAGGCAGAAGAAAGCATACGATGGATCCCGTGCTCTTTCACTGGTAATAAGGGATCAAGAAGAAGATCAGGAACAGGTCGTACCACCAGAAGATCGAACCATCTTCCTTACCTTCTCCAAAGGGTATCCCATTCCAGAGAATGAAGTTAGGGAATACTTCACTAG AATGTTTGGGGCTTTTATTATATCCATCCATATGCAATCTGTTGACCCGGATGATCAACCACTGTATGCGCGAATTGTGGCTCGCTCTCCATCAATGGTCAGGGCTGTAGTCGAGAGAGATGGTCCGCACGGAAAATCAAAATACACAATCAATGGGAAGCATGTTTGGGCACGCAAATTTGTGCCCCGGACATCCTCATCATCACACTGCAGGGAGTCTACACTACACTACTCATGA
- the LOC122595682 gene encoding nucleolar protein 10 encodes MAYQGGNLKSTSINGVKMYTVAGQHRSLATWLPPKKARALRKDKNYLERVDLIQDLRFETATTRIKATPDGEFLIASGIYPPQVKVYELRELSLKFERHLISEIINFQVLSDDYSKLAFLCADRSVNLHAKYGSHYSLRIPRMGRDIIYDSWSCDLICAASSPDLYRINLEQGRFLSSLNTQSPALNVVSRSKYHGLIAGGGEDGVVECFDMRTKTSVARLDAVTSFDEEVTALEFDGDGGFHMAVGSSGGKVMVYDLRSSSPLRVKDHMYGSPILNIKWHQTLNSERPKLITTDKHIVRIWDPDTGEGMTSIEPTAGAINDLCVFKESGLMLLALDTSQIPSYFLPALGPAPKWCSYMENLTEELEEETETTIYDDYKFLTKEELEKLNLTNLIGTNLLRAYMHGFFIDFRLYKKAKAAANPIVYEEYIEKRKREKEEEERSTRITIKRKLPKVNRGLAKRIFEDEELEATKKDADSVDTKKPSKKKKGLTSEVLQDERFTSLFKDEDFEVDENSLEYRALHPLAAPVQQSLVKEHFEPFMEDDDQIDSEASEDYQSSDGEPTNAKSKDGKKTRAPKLYEVKDERHAEAFGNRRSLAKEDALPLEERVKALASSSRNSNGFNKVKAGPGGSREISFISRSKRKYEDDDDSDDDNPRGKRRGIQSLGLKSDRSAFQGRGRGGGGRGRGGGRGRGRGGGGGRGRGGGGGRGGGRGRGRR; translated from the exons atggCATACCAAGGCGGTAACTTGAAATCGACATCGATAAATGGGGTGAAAATGTATACGGTTGCCGGGCAACACCGTTCGTTGGCTACTTGGCTTCCCCCAAAGAAAGCTCGTGCTCTTCGAAAAGATAAAA ATTACTTGGAACGGGTGGATTTGATCCAAGATTTAAGGTTTGAAACTGCAACAACTAGAATAAAAGCGACCCCAGATGGAGAGTTTCTCATTGCTTCAG GAATTTACCCTCCACAAGTCAAAGTATATGAGCTGAGGGAGTTGTCGTTGAAGTTTGAAAGGCATCTGATATCAGAGATTATCAATTTCCAG GTGTTGAGTGATGATTATTCAAAGCTTGCATTTCTTTGTGCTGACCGGTCTGTTAATCTACATGCGAAATATGGAAGTCATTACAGTCTACGCATTCCAAG GATGGGAAGGGATATAATATACGATAGCTGGTCATGTGACTTGATATGTGCAGCTTCTTCACCAGATCTATACAGAATAAACTTAGAACAG GGCCGCTTTCTATCTTCTCTTAACACACAATCTCCAGCCCTAAATGTAGTCTCCAGAAG CAAATATCATGGATTGATTGCTGGTGGTGGTGAGGATGGTGTTGTTGAATGCTTTGATATGCGAACAAAAACTTCCGTTGCCAGGCTTGATGCAGTTACATCCTTTGATGAG GAGGTTACTGCTTTAGAGTTTGATGGTGATGGAGGCTTTCATATGGCTGTTGGAAGTAGTGGTGGGAAG GTTATGGTATATGATTTGCGATCATCATCTCCTCTTAGAGTAAAAGATCACAT GTACGGAAGTCCTATTTTGAACATCAAATGGCATCAAACTCTCAACTCCGAGCGGCCAAAGCTAATTACTACTGATAAGCATATTGTTCGGATCTGGGATCCAGATACG GGGGAAGGAATGACCAGTATTGAACCAACAGCTGGAGCAATAAATGATTTGTGTGTGTTCAAGGAAAGTGGACTGATGCTATTGGCCTTGGACACAAGCCAGATACCATCTTACTTTTTACCGGCCTTGGGACCTGCTCCCAAGTGGTGCTCATACATGGAAAACTTAACT GAAGAGTTGGAAGAGGAAACAGAGACAACTATCTATGATGATTACAAATTTTTGACAAAAGAGGAACTTGAGAAGTTAAATTTGACGAATTTAATTGGCACTAATCTTCTAAGAGCCTACATGCATGGTTTTTTTATTGACTTCCGCCTATATAAAAAG GCAAAGGCAGCTGCTAACCCGATAGTATATGAAGAGTATATAGAGAAAAGAAAGCGggagaaggaggaggaggaacGTAGCACTCGGATTACG ATTAAGAGGAAACTGCCTAAGGTTAATCGGGGTCTTGCAAAACGTATTTTCGAAGATGAGGAATTAGAAGCTACTAAAAAGGATGCTGATTCTGTTGATACTAAGAAACCAtctaagaaaaagaaaggattGACTTCTGAAGTTCTTCAAGATGAGCGGTTCACGTCACTCTTCAAAGATGAG GACTTTGAAGTTGATGAGAACTCACTAGAGTATCGGGCTTTACATCCTTTAGCTGCACCGGTGCAGCAGTCTTTGGTAAAGGAACATTTTGAGCCTTTTATGGAGGATGATGACCAAATTGATTCTGAGGCTTCTGAAGATTATCAGTCATCAGATGGTGAACCTACAAATGCTAAAAGTAAAGATGGCAAGAAAACTCGAGCTCCAAA ATTGTATGAAGTGAAGGATGAGAGGCATGCAGAAGCATTTGGAAATCGCAGGTCACTTGCCAAAGAGGATGCTTTACCTCTGGAGGAGAGGGTCAAAGCTCTTGCAAGTAGTAGTAGAAATTCAAATGGTTTCAACAAGGTTAAAGCCGGACCAGGAGGATCACGAGAGATATCATTCATATCCAGAAGCAAGCGGAAGTATGAGGACgatgatgattctgatgatgacaaCCCTCGTGGTAAAAGAAGGGGCATACAATCACTAGGGCTGAAGTCTGATCGATCAGCGTTCCAGGGCCGGGGAAGGGGTGGTGGCGGCAGAGGCAGGGGAGGCGGCCGTGGCAGAGGGAGAGGAGGCGGTGGTGGACGAGGGAGAGGAGGCGGTGGCGGCAGAGGGGGTGGAAGAGGAAGAGGTCGGAGGTGA
- the LOC122597659 gene encoding palmitoyl-acyl carrier protein thioesterase, chloroplastic-like encodes MTASLFLNAFSYHNRKCNDTVPWTKDVHISTKCAYSCCLHHTKVRVGAISITPGIMLDRNIKLGPNMVADLGLGRMVDDFVFRQNFYIRTYEIGPDRKASMETLMNLLQETTVNHIKEIGLLGDGLGLSPEMCKKNLIWVMAKLQVVVDRYPMWDDIVQIDTWKTASGKLGMCSNWMFSNSKTGETLIRASCVWLMMDKKTRKLSKFPNEVRTEFDQYFMKTPPIVKQDNRKWSKRDDKNIVDHYFCNGLAIRLSDLDINEHVNNAKYFGWILESVPKRIVDNYEVASMSLEYCRECKKDSVLQSHTFVMGTDDNGDEITDDDHVDCQHLLQLDIGGGEIMKGRTRWRLKYERRPGPFESTDKYFP; translated from the exons ATGACTGCATCTTTGTTTTTGAATGCTTTTTCATACCACAACAGGAAGTGTAATGATACAGTACCATGGACCAAAGATGTGCACATATCAACAAAATGTGCTTATTCTTGCTGTTTACATCATACCAAGGTAAGAGTTGGCGCTATTTCCATAACGCCAGGAATAATGCTTGACCGCAACATCAAATTGGGTCCAAACATGGTGGCGGATCTTGGTTTAGGGAGAATGGTGGACGATTTTGTATTCAgacaaaacttttatattagAACATATGAAATTGGGCCAGATCGAAAAGCTTCTATGGAAACACTCATGAACCTTTTGCAG GAAACAACCGTTAACCATATAAAGGAAATTGGACTATTGGGTGATGGCTTAGGTCTATCACCAGAGATGTGCAAGAAGAACCTGATATGGGTGATGGCAAAGTTGCAAGTTGTAGTAGACCGTTACCCGATGTG GGACGATATAGTTCAAATTGATACATGGAAAACTGCATCTGGGAAACTTGGTATGTGCTCCAATTGGATGTTTAGTAATTCCAAAACGGGGGAGACATTAATAAGAGCTTCATG TGTTTGGTTGATGATGGATAAAAAGACAAGAAAGTTATCCAAATTTCCAAATGAAGTTCGAACTGAATTTGATCAATACTTTATGAAGACACCGCCTATAGTCAAACAGGACAATAGAAAATGGTCAAAACGAGATGACAAGAACATTGTTGACCATTATTTTTGCAATGGTTTAGCG atacggcTGAGTGATTTGGATATTAACGAACATGTTAACAATGCAAAATATTTTGGATGGATCCTTGAG AGTGTTCCAAAGAGGATCGTGGACAACTATGAGGTTGCTAGCATGAGTTTGGAGTACTGTCGAGAGTGTAAAAAGGACAGTGTGTTGCAATCCCACACTTTTGTAATGGGAACTGATGATAATGGTGATGAAATAACTGATGACGACCATGTTGATTGCCAACACCTGCTTCAACTCGACATTGGAGGTGGTGAGATTATGAAAGGTAGGACGAGATGGCGGTTAAAATATGAAAGAAGACCAGGCCCATTCGAAAGCACTGATAAATatttcccttaa